In a single window of the Rattus norvegicus strain BN/NHsdMcwi chromosome 6, GRCr8, whole genome shotgun sequence genome:
- the Tmem229b gene encoding transmembrane protein 229B isoform X1, with translation MASAEPLTALSRWYLYAIHGYFCEVMFTAAWEFVVNFNWKFPGVTSVWALFIYGTSILIVERMYLRLRGRCPLLVRCVIYTLWTYLWEFTTGFILRQFNACPWDYSQFDFDFMGLITLEYAVPWFCGALIMEQFIIRNTLRLRFDKDAEPGEPASPPALANGHVKTD, from the coding sequence CTGGTACCTATATGCCATCCATGGCTACTTCTGCGAGGTGATGTTCACAGCGGCCTGGGAGTTCGTGGTGAATTTTAACTGGAAGTTCCCAGGGGTCACCAGCGTGTGGGCCCTCTTCATCTATGGCACCTCCATCCTGATCGTGGAGCGCATGTACCTGCGCCTGCGAGGccgctgccctcttctggtgcgctGTGTCATCTATACTCTCTGGACCTACCTGTGGGAGTTCACTACCGGCTTTATCCTACGCCAGTTCAACGCCTGTCCCTGGGACTACTCCCAGTTCGACTTTGATTTCATGGGCCTCATTACCCTAGAGTATGCTGTGCCCTGGTTCTGCGGGGCCCTCATCATGGAGCAGTTTATCATCCGCAACACCCTCCGCCTGCGCTTTGACAAGGACGCGGAGCCCGGGGAGCCGGCCAGCCCACCAGCCCTGGCCAATGGCCACGTCAAGACTGACTGA